TACTATGTTTAATCTATCTTCACACACTTCAAATGAATCAAAAATGGATGGATTTTGACCACCAATTTATTAGCTTTTTACTTGCAAAACTCTAAGTGATCAAAAACAATCATATACGTCGTAAGAATTTGAGAATTATGTTGCTATATCGTCacgaataaaataataaaatatattagtttGCTGTCCACTTGGTAACAATGTATGCAGACCTCGTTAACTAAAGGTCATTCCGAAATAGGCCGTGTTAAGTGTTAACTGTCAGTTGTTAATGGAGTCCCCAAAACATTAGCCAGACAGCAGGCAGAGTAACCTCTAAATCAGCTGAAATGTAAAATCAAAACAGATAAAGTTGACGAGTTGTCATTGTgtctatcaaaatattaaaaacaaaaagggGAGGAAGTTGAACGACCTATTTCATAATGGTGTTTAGTTGAGAAGGCCTCCATATATCTATCTTGCGAGCTAGACCAAATGGTATAGCCTCAGTTAACTTTTGATCTATCGCTTCTTTCTCAACGAATACAACCTAAGATGTCCGGAAACATCTTTGAATCTACGGATTCCTTCTGATGCTGCTTGCTAAACAAGAATTAGGCCTTAACTAATTTCAAATAAGCTGCGAAACATAAGGTCCAAAAAAGGCATCTCAATCAAGTACCAGAAACTTTCTACTAGCATGtacaaattcagatttgcagcCTGGTCTACAACTTGGAATAATCAAACAAGCTATGATACAGCGTAAACTTTGAGTGTTTCTAACAGACTCGCATATTTCCTACTTGAAAATGAGATTCTAATGAGTCAATTCAATGTCTAACTTAGGAGGGAGGAGTTCATACCAAGCTCGAATAGTATTTATATATGTGAATTTCTAAATGTTTTTCAATCTAAATCAATGAAATTAATGCAATACTAAAGCACATCAAGTAACCAAACCTGCTTCCCTCCAAGACTATGCATCCGACCTTCAGAAATGACTTTCTCGACAGCCTCTTCGCTTTCAAAAGTGACAAAGCCAAAGCCCCGTGAACGTCCAGTTCCATGGTCAAGCATTATCATGTGCTCAACTACCTTCCCATAGGCCTCAAAATGTTCCTTCAACTCATCTGAAATATTCTATTTTGAGTTTTACATATAAACTTTGTTTAACAGGAGGCCTCGTAAGTGCAGCTATTACCTTCCGTAAATGATGGGGGTATCCCACCGACAAAGATCTTTCTTGTCTTAGGGCCTCCTTTTGTTGAGATGTCTTCTCTAGGAACTGTCCTCTTAACTTCCACCTGAATTGAAACACAACAAAGAATTCCAATGATTCAGTTACTTTCTTAAATCTAATTGATAAATTACAGATAACAGGCTTCCTGAAACAAGCAAGATTACTCAAAGTCAAACAACTAAAGAGTGACAACAGTCTTACCGTTCTACCATCTATAACATGCTCATCCTCCAAAACTTTGTCAATAACAGATGGATCAGAAAACGTAACAAACCCGAATCCTCGAGGCATCTGCGTGTGTTTGTCCTTCATAATCACAGAATCACTTATAGCACCATATATCTCAAAATGCTTCCTGAAGGTAGCTGTAGCAAAATATTCAAGAATAACAAGGAATGAAACAAGGTATCTAGTGGGCTTACTAGAGAAGATGATAAATCAGTGAATTTGAAAGACTGAAATGGCTCTAACAAATATTGAATCATTCATTTCGAAGAAGTAACGGTAACTTTCCAACAATCTCAGCATAAAAATCATgggaaacatcaaaattttattcatctCGTCATGCATTACAACACCATATagaaattatagttttataagccTCGTACTCATgtttacaaaaaaagaaaaactcttcAAAATTaccaaatatattaatattcaaCCCCAAATTAAAAGGATGGCACATCATGCAATTTCAGAGCACCAAGgtttggaaaaaaaagggggggaaagaAAATGCATCAACAGCTCAATGTTGGATACATTTAAAGGCACTCTTGGGATAGTTGGCCTGACAAAGAAGCCAGATTTAAGGCTCACTTCTAGCCTTCCTCATTCAGATTGCAGAGGAGTTGCCAACAAGGGGAAAAGAGACAAAGCTCCTAGAGGGTCCAAATCCATTATGTTAATAAATTGAGAGTTGAGACTGACAATTCAGCTAGACATAAAAAATGAGCAGAGCTCAGATCAGATGCACTATGTAGGTCCTACAGCAATAAAACCTATGTAGTTAGCTCAATCAGGAATTAGTAGCTCCATACAACCTTTCAACTGAGACCAGCTCCTCTCATGTAAATTTAAACTATCAGGAATTCAATTCAAATCCGATGTATGTAGGCTATAGCACGCTtcaatccaaccaaatgtaACGAAATGTATGTAGGCTATAGCACTTCAATTCAAATATGAAATGACAGCCATTCTATTCCATTCAACACTTTAACTGTACCGACATTCTACTAAATGATAGCAGATTAATTACAACCacatgataaaatatatatcaatctTGTGACCGTAGTGAGATACCTCTAGATTGCCAACAGGTTCTTAGccatgaaagaaagaaaatggtaGAGGCCGTTTAAAAAAGAGGTACGTTAAGAAGCCCGTTTCTTAATCAACAATGAACTATGTCTGGAAGAAAAATTTACAGAATGCTGTCAACAATTCACTCATGCTAACTCAAACCACCTTTTATGGCAAAGTCAGGAATAAGATGTTAGACGATATTGCCAAAAACATGGGAGAGGAAAACATAGCACAACTGGTAATTGCTATTCAATACTGCTGTGGTGCAGAGCAACTGGAGAAAAATTTCATATTGAAGAGGGGCAAAAAAGTTGTTGTTTTGAACACAATTTGTTTTCCATAGGACTAATTTAGTATTACATGAATTTGAGGGGAAAAAATTACAGTTCATCAGGTAACAATTGCAAACAGcggaaaatttataattatgtttATTTTCCACATATGCCTATCTCTAAATTAGAATCCACAGAAGGATGAAATTGCTTAGAGTGGCTATTTCAAGATTCACAATTCCTATTTGAATCTCTAGGCCTGCATGAAGGTCAAAAAGTCAAAGTACTCGATCAATTCTGCTAGGGTATTACTATTGATCTAAAGACTATGTTTCCACAGTGTATAGTGCTTCAAAGGCTCCACAGATTCGAGACTAACATATCATGCTAAAAAAACAAATCTATTTTAATGCCACACGTAAGAGGTAAAATATATGACTTTTACGGTGATATGgtattatataatttgaattttagtttgGTTAAATTTGTTTGTACGCAGAAAATTTAATTGGCAGATACCTGTCTCTCCTATTTTATAGTTGTGAACCTATGCAGAAGGCAATGATACTAACAACAATGTTCACAAGGATGACAATATGATAGGCAATGCTCTTGATGTCGACCCATAGAATAAGGGGTCGTAATAGCATGTCGGGGGTGTTTCAAGTGAATACTCCTGATTTACTACCTTACGTTCCATTTTCTTGACCAATAACTAAAATGGCCTATTAGGGTTTAGAAGCAAGTTACTCACTGAGTTTTAtgtgtattaaatataataagagtgTTGGTCTTTTATATTACTTAACAAATTGCAATACTTTTAAATGAATAGAATACAAAGACTTGAACCTTACTCTTGTTATTTGCAACTAATAAGATTTCCATTTTTTGCCCTTGTTATTTGCAACTAATAAGATTTCCATTTTTTGAGCAGTATATCACTCCACTTTTTTATATTCTTCAATCAAGTTTTCTATCAAATGATTATTTCGTACATTTAATTAATAGGATCTTAAGTTCTTACGATTCGATTTTGCAACTCAATATTGCTGACCCTTTAGTTCACCAAACTTAGGTGGGATCTCAATTATGACAATCGTGAGCATTAATGTAAGAGTTCACATATGTGTAACTAGCTAAACCAACCAAGTCAAAACTAAAGCAACCAGTCAAATGTATACATAAATGCAGGTGGATGCCCATGATGGTGTAATGGCTTGGCAAAAGCAAATAATGTTCCAGAAAAATTTTACACCCTACTTTCTCAGGTAGAGAATACAAGTAAAAAAAACGCCAACAAAAGCTTAAGGTACTATGAACTATCCGACAGAATAGTTTAAATCATCATGACCAAAATAAACAACACTCACGAAAAAGCCACATCTCACAATTGCTATGAAAGAAAGATGAAAGCATCTTAAATTTGGGGCTGAAAATCTTTTCGCAGTGAACAAAGAGTTCCTAACTGTTGCTACAAGCGCACAAATACACATCggcatcataaaaaataaacaattattcTTGTATTCATCAAAGAAACAAATTTAGTAAGCACCCATTATTCACAATCAGGAGAAAAACACTCATTAACACAAATAAAATATCTTTGCACAAAAATGAAACTTGAAACTTCTTCTTCCATATTAATAGCAAATGTGAACAATTATTGCGAATACATTGGATACCTTCAGTGGTCTCCCAAGCAACCCCTCCAACGAAGATTTTCCTACAAAAATCAAAACTACAGATTACTCCATGCGCCAGAAAGACCAAAATAGTACCGATCTATAAACAGAAGCTAGAAAACCCTAAAACCGTACTACTAACCCCGAAGAAGAGGAATCACCAGTGGAAGCCTTCGCTTCCTCACCACCTCCACTCCCTCCGTTATCTACCCCAACTCCGCGATCTTCTCCGCCCCCTTCTCCTTCATCCCCTCTTCccactcctcctccttcctcctcctcctcctcctcttcaacCTCCTCCTCCACTTCCTCTTCAACCTCCTCCTCAACCTCATCGAATCCATTATCACCATACTGATTCTCCTCCCCGAAACCCTCCATCGGCCTCGCTTCCTCCACCGACCACAACACCTGCAAACAACAACCGATTAGCGCGATTAAAAAAACCCCCCTTTTCCAGAAATCAAAGCTAAAACCCTAGAAGGGATCACCTTCGGATTGGCGCTAGGGTTTCGATCGatgtgggggaggtgagaagaGATCAAGCTCGGATGCGAAGAAACCCTAGGCTGGGGTGTCGAGGCGAGCTCCGGGCGCCGCTTCGTTTGTGGGAGTTGTATGCGACTACGAGAGAAAAGTGGGGTGACGGCGATAGGGGAGTGGAATGGTCCGATTTTAAACACGGGGGTCGCGTGTGGACGGGACGAGTACAATGTTCCGCAGGCGCATTTTAACGAACGTGCGCGCGGCTCTAGAGAGTGTGATGTGCGGTGATCCGTCGTCACCCATCGTTTCGGCGCATTAAGATTCGTGAGAACTTTAATCAGTGAACCGGTTCTACCGTGTCATCGATAGACCAAAACGGACCGAATAGTGCTTGTaccccaaaaataaataaaaaatcacttttttttcgTGAATCCTCACAATAACTTCCCATTGCaggtagaaaaaaataataataataaattgagATATTAGTTACTAACCTTTATTCAATTTTGGaatttaattcttatttttaaattttttacaatcCAATTCGTAATATTATTTTAAGTATTTTAGCCTCAATTGCTAACataaattctaataattaaatGTCCggttagtaaattttttaattatcgtCAATATTAGTTAAATTATAATGTGACAATATTTTCTCCAAAAAGAAGCAAGAATACATTACTAATGaatctttcttttttgctaAATAAACATAGTGAATATATACATTAATTACAAGCAATTAGCCATCCAAACATACAATTTATTATATAGAAGTTTTCTCTAAAAgttataaacaaataaattcttatcattatcattttagtcatactatttaaatttctaaGTACTATCATAGGgtactgaaaaaaaaatgaattaagtGAGTGATCATCCAAAGAGCTTTTCTTTCTCACGCTTTTCTTTTAACTTAGATAGTGGATCACTCGTATTACATGTTGTGTGAGTGTGTGACTAAATTATTCAAAGTACATTTGCCAATAGAAAAATTCCTTAGTCAAGTTAAATTTTTCATACCaactgttcctagagcaagtggcaaaggacttggtaaTTGGCATtcgagatccaaattcgaatcctagttgattcacatttctaactaagtttacttctaaatgaaataaacgaagcgagtagcgtgctacctatctctctctctcaaaaaaaaaaaaaaaaaaaagaagataaattttTCATGAGTACAATCTATAcatgttagatgtgactcgaaatctactatcgattcaggttcgggtttacgactcgccgacagcttcgcggtgcgaccaatttggaaaaaaaaattatggaggaaAAATGAATATCTGTGGTGGGTAGTGCGGGGGGCGGAGCCCCCCGCGGTACGGATCGGATACGAAACCCGTtatgagtttttcttttttcgtttttcgtttatgccctagaggcgtgtgatcgtggttggttgtaatctgaagaacattgtatttccttttcgttccatagtgaagttctctcctccctcgcccgtggtttttccctgcaaagggttttccacgtaaatcagtgtctctttattttctgcttgtggtttgattgtgttttgtgttcgtcatttcgtttctgtttgtgcgtttgtcgtaacagtTCCTTTTCCGCGCATTGGCTCCGACCGAAATGATTTTTCATTCTACACATGCGAATCGGAAAAAAAACTATTCGGACTTTAGTAACCGAACCCAGCATGAAATATCTATTAGTTAAGTTTGGTATGAGTTTTAGCTAGGATGTTTTGAGATTACTTAGGCCTCCAAAATTGCTCAACGTTAGTCTTTCCACTGatgaaaattaaagtttgattgTGATATATTCTAATCATAAAGAATCAAGATTCATCTTGTGGATGAATTCAATATACTCGATATATTAATCTTTctaaatttgatgttattagactgatttttttttttNACTTTGTATTCCCTTTTTCGTtccatagtgaagttctctcctccctcgcccgtggtttttccctgcaaagggttttccacgtaaatctgtgtctctttatttttctgcttgtggtttgatttttttttgtgttcgtcatttcgtttccgtttgtgcgtttgtcgtaacaatacatatacctatatattatttttcttaaatttttgctACGTGGTGAATCCTCTTTCACCGTTGGCTTTCATCTTTCTATTCCCATATCCATCCAATACTTCATCTTTTTGACTCCACCTctcaattaatgtatttatatAGTTCCATCTTTATCCAATGCTTTATCTTCCTAACCCTCACCTCTTTACATGATCCTATTTCAATCCAATGCTTTATCTTTCTAACCCCCACTTCTTAGTAACGTGTTTACATTGTTTCATCTCGAATCCAATGCTTCATTTTTCTAATTTCTACCTCTCAATTGCTTTCATAAGAACaaatgagtaaaataaaatttcttcatATTTCGATGTCGATTGTGCGATGAAGGTGTGTATGaggtagaaatttttttattacttttttcattattattatatgtgatttatttatcaaaattataaattttgctatatctatatctatatttgttttatattttatatttgtgtttATTGAAGTCTCatgtcaaatcaaaaaatttaaagcttttattttatttatattttatcttttatagtATCATTCCGTTGCAATGTGTGAGTAACTTTAGTGTCTCTCTATTGGTACATTAGAGAAAGCTATATTATCCGACCCAATTAAAATTAACttcgaaatatttttttttaggtttgcaaaataaaaaaattgcatttgaTTAAATTCTAGTGGAAATCAATCACAATGGATTacaaaaataatgaaagaggtacttttattaatataatctttattaagaaatatgattaaaaattttggttattgtcttctttttcttttgtttttttgcaatCACAAACAAAATTAACACAAGGAGTTTATTTAAGAACATCATCTATAAAATGTGCACATTATTCTTGCATAGTATCCTTACCATCCAAAAACTTTTActgttttttaatttaaaatttatttttaaaaatttgacagTTAATTAACTGGGGTAAATAGCTTCTAACCCTGAGGAAAAACCTACATGAGCTAATGCTTGAACCGTGTCCACCGCATCACCCACGGTGGGTATATTGATAGGCTGTCCCCAGATGACATGGTAGGCCCTGTCCATGGAACGATTTTTTTATGGAAATGCTcgtttcttaaaatatttttttcggaTTATTTCTCAGAAAGTTGATTGCACCATCAGTTCTCACATTTGCTTAAATTCTTCAatcatgtttttatatttttcatttttgtaaatgtaatatgtattgGTTGATTCTGTTATTAACTCCGATGAGAAAAATGATCATGTCACAAAGGTTACTTGTTACATGCGTGACCATTTTTGTTAAAGCTAATGGGCATTTCAAAATTcaacaacaaaattttaattaagataaataataaatttaaaagattaataATAGTGAAATTTGGATAAaactttgaaaatcaaaatgtgcaattatttttttttgaaaaaattataatagctatctactttattaattaaaatgataaattCAATCATACAAAGCGAGACAGCTGAGCCTAAAAAAAGactagccaaaaaaaaaaagtattacaaACTCTAAACAGAGAGGTTATAACATGAACGATGAGACCGTAAATCTAACAAAACTGAGCCCAATCCTTCACCAAACCTCTTATTCCGGAGGCAATGCTCAAGGCTCTTAACTAGATTCTGAaataacaactttttttttttcaaccaaatgACCCACTAATAAGCTGCAATAGTGACCAATCAGGTGGTCGCAACCACACAGGTCCTTTCTATCACCAACCTCTCCCAAAGAGCTTTGACAGTTTTTACAGCTACAAGCACATAAGCCCCATTGAGGTTcaatcaacaatatatatatatacataaatctATCGATCGTTGCTAGCACAAATGGCAAATGACTCGATTATTGGTATTTAaggttccaaattcgaatcctaattgattcacatttttagataaatttatttctaaataaaataaataaaacggatagcatgctatctattatatatatatatatatatatatatcaacctaCAGTGCGCAgctgaaaaagaaaatgatcaaCATCCCACAGAGAACGCAAAAAAGTTGTCGCTCCCACAAACTCTGTTATCGCATTCACATCTACCGTAGGGATGCTATTCCTGAACACCACCAacataaaaaccaaaaaaagctttatttattactttcatAGATCAAACTGTACAATTactattgttattattattattatgagaatgGGAATAATAACTTTCACGAGGAAGCAATAAATTGTTTGTAGCGGAGCAATAAATTGTTTGCAGCAATGATGCCGCGGCGCCCATGTAACGTGCATACATGGTATGCTCGCTCCGCAGCAGCTTGAGTTGTTACCTTCACCGGGCGATAACGTAGAAACACGTGAAGGCCCATCCACGTCAGACCATGTTTCTATTGGCGAAAGCCACGGGCCCCGCAAAAAGCAACCAGTAGACACTCGACACGTCGTCTGTTTGGTAGGTCCCTTTGGAGTTTGGTGCGTATAAAACCCCCACACCGCAGCTTCGACGCCACCTccgctagagagagagagagaggggagggagaTGGGGAAGTCGCACCCGAACCCGATAGTGTGGATCTACGTAGCCCTAACTCTtttcgtcgtcctcctcctctccttcgcCCCCACCCATCACCACCTCCGCCCACACCGCCGCCTCAAGCTCCGCTCCTCCTTCGCCCCccgcggcgacggcggaggaggaggaggagggcacCAGGTCCCCTTCGATCCGCTCATCGCCGACATCGAGCGCCGCCGCGAGGATCGGGAGTGGGAGCGCGCGCACTACAACTTcagccatggcggcggcggcggtggagaggGAGATGCGGCGCCGGGAATGGAGTCGCAGCCCGAGTGGGAGGAGTTCATGGACGCCGAGGACTACATCAACGACGAGGATCGCTTCAACGTGACGCGCCGCATCGAGGAGCTCTTCCCCAAGGTCGACGTGGCGCCCGCGGACGGGGCCATCACCGCGG
This DNA window, taken from Ananas comosus cultivar F153 linkage group 5, ASM154086v1, whole genome shotgun sequence, encodes the following:
- the LOC109710574 gene encoding heterogeneous nuclear ribonucleoprotein A2 homolog 1-like; the encoded protein is MEGFGEENQYGDNGFDEVEEEVEEEVEEEVEEEEEEEEGGGVGRGDEGEGGGEDRGVGVDNGGSGGGEEAKASTGDSSSSGKIFVGGVAWETTEATFRKHFEIYGAISDSVIMKDKHTQMPRGFGFVTFSDPSVIDKVLEDEHVIDGRTVEVKRTVPREDISTKGGPKTRKIFVGGIPPSFTEDELKEHFEAYGKVVEHMIMLDHGTGRSRGFGFVTFESEEAVEKVISEGRMHSLGGKQVEIKKAEPKNAGGNPSYSGRGSHATGYSRGGGGSHRGSAYGYGGGGGGGGGGGGGGGGYRSSGVYYGANPTYGYGRNYGYGGAAGFGTGFGAGFGGGPMYGGGGYGGYSGGYPYGYGGAYGGYGGGGSGGAGGGGGGTGGAGRSHGNRYHPYGK